One window from the genome of Methanospirillum lacunae encodes:
- a CDS encoding response regulator, whose translation MTNELIRILCVDGNQEILALGKSYLERYCEYSVDIVANSVAALEMVLSQKYDVVVSGYQMPVMNGIELLKEIRNLKNPIPFIIFTGHGREDVVIDALNNGAGFYIRKKGDIQAEFNELESHIRHIVELKIAEIKIQDQIQREQDIINFLQDATFAIDTDGIVIAWNRAMEEISGVMAQDIVGKGDYEYAIPFYHIRRPVLIDFVIDGSSEISTYYPSVIRNEKNLSAEVGGLLLFTGKEVYIWFTAAPLYNSHGSIVGAIESIRDITERKNLKI comes from the coding sequence ATGACGAATGAATTAATCAGGATTCTGTGTGTCGATGGTAACCAGGAAATATTAGCATTAGGTAAATCCTATCTGGAACGATATTGTGAATATTCTGTAGACATAGTCGCAAATTCTGTTGCTGCCCTTGAGATGGTACTATCTCAAAAGTACGATGTGGTTGTATCTGGTTATCAGATGCCAGTGATGAATGGTATCGAACTTCTAAAAGAAATCAGAAATTTAAAAAATCCCATCCCTTTTATTATTTTTACCGGACATGGAAGAGAGGATGTAGTAATTGATGCATTAAATAATGGTGCCGGTTTTTACATCCGGAAAAAAGGAGATATTCAGGCTGAATTCAACGAGTTAGAATCTCATATTCGGCATATTGTCGAACTAAAAATAGCAGAGATAAAAATTCAGGATCAGATACAACGAGAACAGGATATTATCAATTTCCTCCAAGATGCAACATTTGCAATTGATACAGATGGAATCGTCATCGCCTGGAACCGTGCAATGGAAGAAATATCCGGTGTTATGGCTCAAGATATTGTGGGAAAAGGAGACTATGAATATGCTATTCCTTTTTATCACATAAGAAGGCCGGTTCTCATAGATTTTGTTATAGATGGGAGTTCAGAAATTTCTACTTACTATCCATCTGTTATCAGAAATGAAAAAAACCTTAGTGCAGAAGTAGGAGGTCTATTATTATTCACCGGAAAAGAAGTTTATATTTGGTTCACTGCAGCTCCATTATACAATTCTCATGGTTCAATTGTTGGTGCGATAGAATCAATCAGAGATATTACTGAGAGGAAAAATCTGAAGATATAA